In Capsicum annuum cultivar UCD-10X-F1 chromosome 8, UCD10Xv1.1, whole genome shotgun sequence, the genomic window TCTGATTATTGTTACAATCCAACAACTCATTCATGGAACAAGACCACAGATTGTTGCTCATGGAATGGAGTTTATTGTGACGAGGTGATGGGACAAGTGATTGTGCTTGACCTCTCTTGCTGTGGACTTCAAGGAAAATTTCATACCAACAGTAGCCTGTTTCAGCTCTCCAGTCTTAAACGGCTGGATTTATCTTATAATGATTTTTCCGGGTCTCTCATTTCACCTAAATTCAGTGAGTTATCTAGCTTGATGCATCTTGATTTGTCGCGTTCAAGTTTTACAGGTATAATCCCAGCAGAAATCTCTCACCTTTCTAAATTACAAGTTCTTCGTATATGGACTGTTGACCTGTATAGGCTTAGACTCGGGCCTTACAATTTTGAACTGCTCCTTAAGAACTTGACCCAATTAAGATATCTTGAACTTGACTCTGTGAACATCTCTTCCACCATTCCTCTGAATTTCTCTTCTTATTTAACAACTCTACTCCTTCCAGCCACACAGTTACACGGGGTATTGCCCAAAAGAGTTTTCCACCTTTCCAACTTGGAAGACCTTACTTTATCATCCAATTCCATAACTGGTCCAATTCCATCCAACGTAAGTGGACTCCAAAACCTAAAATTACTCGCCTTGTCATCAAACTACTTGAATGGGACTATACCTTCCTGGATATTCTCCCTCCCATCACTATCTACTTTAGACTTGAGCAATAACTCTTTCAGTGGAAAAATTCAGGAGTTCAAGTACAAAACATTGGAATTCGTTTCTGTAAAACAAAATCAACTGCAAGGTCCTATTCCAAAGTCACTCCTAAACCAGCAGGAACTACAAATTCTTATTCTTTCCCAAAATAATTTCAGCGGACAGATTGGTTCAACCGTCTGCAATCTGAAAACACTGGAACTGCTAGATTTTGGAAGTAATCATTTGAACGGAGCAATCCCACAATGTTTAGGTGAGATGAGTCGACTTATAGTTTTGGGTTTAAAGAACAATAGCCTCAGTGGAACAATTAATACAACTTTTAATACTGAAAACCAACTCCGCATCATTAACTTGTACGGGAATAAGCTGAAGGGGAAAGTTCCGCCATCGTTGATCAATTGCAGATATTTGGAATTCCTTGATTTAGGCAACAATGAGTTGAATGACACATTTCCAAGTTGGTTGGGAGGCCTTCCTCATTTGACGATTTTAAGTTTGAGATCAAATAAGTTGCACGGCCCTATAAGTGATTCAAGGACACACAACTTGTTTGCTAAAATTCGAGTAATAGATCTCTCATCCAATGGATTTAGTGGAAATTTACCAGTGAGCTTTTTTGAGAATTTTCAAGCCATGAAAATCAATGGTGAGAACCGCGGAACCCAAGAGTATGTTGCAGATCCATATTCTGGTAATTACGCGAATACTTTGATAGTTACAACAAAGGGACTGGATCTAGAACTTCCTCGAGTTTTGACTACATACATGATTATCGATCTCTCAAGGAACAGATTTGAAGGTTATCTTCCAAGCATTATTGGAGATCTCGTTGGACTTCGTGCGCTGAACCTATCTCATAATGGCTTGGAAGGTGTTATACCAGCATCGTTGCAACATTTATCTGTACTTGAATCGTTGGATCTCTCCTCCAACAAAATAGGAGGTGAAATTCCACAACAACTTGCATCCCTCACATTTCTTGCAGTCTTAAATCTATCTCATAATCATCTTCTTGGATGCATTCCCAAAGGAAAACAATTTGATACATTTGATAACAGTTCATACCAAGGGAATGATGGGTTACGTGGATTGCCACTCTCAAAAGATTGTGGTGGTGATGATGGGGTACCACAAGCGACAACTCCAGTTGAGCTAGATGATGAAGAAGCAGAAGAAGGAGATTTGATCAGTTGGCAAGCGGTTCTCATGGGTTTCGGTTGTGGTCTGGTTATTGGACTGTCCATAATATACATAATGTTGTCAACTCACTATTCAATATGGGTTTCGAGGATGGTTGTAAAATTTGAGCACATAATTATTACGAGAATGAAAAGATATTAGTGTGTAACTTGCAGGTATTCAACTTAATCTCTATCCTTCATAACATTACGTTCCATCCTTAAAGCTCTAAATGTTAATCCTTCATTTTTGGACATTGCAGGATTCAACTCTAATATGCCGCCGGTGATGCAAATATAAGCCTTCATCTTTCAtagattgtaatttttttcaaagtgtttgTTACTCTATGAATTAagacatcattttttttttctaaatttgagACTCTACCTGAATTGTTTTCATTTATTTGAAGTTGTTCTTGTACAGATATTAGCCCAACTtctgatacaagtcaaatggccaccgtaatttttgaagacatgattggaggtcatcatttaaaggctcaagacttgtcaccccgagggcacaagaatatgcaaggatgacccattttgagaaaaaacaaggccgtgtgtggaagattgcttggagcatcgaagacttgaggattcacggttttggacaacacttaatgggtcatgatttggtcattttcattaagggtattttggtcacttcattgggtccaaatgcactccatggccaccccaccttttaagggcattgttgtcattttgcCTTGTCCGTTCTGTgtagtgttaaaggtccaagattaccatattcttgaattcttaagattataccaaccaaggtctaactatctatccattttgtttatgttgtaatcgtttgtttgtgttcttgtaattcaaatccgtgacttgttgttcttgttccattgttgttgttcttcatctttttgttgttaacatagtttgttgttagctgtttttaggtgataaacacatcaatacattgtgtttttgttgttgtttgttgaatccgagcgtggtcttcaaaagggtccacagatctttgatcttgtggactgattttgaaatgtgtttcgtgttgtccttgtaattcttgtatcaaCTTCTATCATTGCTTGCTAAATAATCTGTTGTAGTAATAATTTCAGACTAATCACAAGTAATATGGTCTGCATTTTCCCTAGCTGAAGCATATGTTGTGGTTTTTTTGGCATTGGCTTTACCGGTCTGTCTTCCTCAATAACTAATTCTCGCTGACCTCATTTCGTATGGATTATAGAATCAGTACTCTATATAAATTGTATTAAGATCACCTCATATTGATAAAAAGTTAAGAGAacattttttttcgaaaaaataagaaagttctAAATGATGTTCGCTCGTAGGACCCAACCTACTTCCCGTTGGAAAGAACTGCCCATTAGCTAGCCGAACTAGTGGAGTGAACCTATAACCTAAACTTTGTATTTAACttatgaaatttaatttattgtaTAATTATTAAACTTGATAGAActaatacataaattattttttccttttttggtaaaCTGTGAAAGTTTCCCATAGACAAATCAAACATTTACGCAGCTGCCAAATCAATTTCCCCACAGCTGCTATATTCCACAATTTGTAGCTTTTTACGTTGAGTCCTCCATTCTTCTTTGGTCATCCATTCCACAATTTCCCCCATGCCACAACTGATATTTTCCTCTTGTCATCTTTGCTGCCCCATAGATAATCTCGGCATTTCTTATCTAGCTCTTTCAGTACATCTTGTGGCAGAATGAAAACCGTCGCCCAAAAGTTATATAAGGCAAATAATACGGCATTTATCACTTGCAACCTCGCTGCATAGGATAGTGTCTTAGAGTAGATACTTGTGATCCTGTGTGTGATTTTATCTACCAGCAGTTGGAAGTCCATACAACTCCATTTTTTGAAGACAAAGGTTTGGTACCTTATAGGCAGGGTACCTTTGGAGAAACCATGACactgttagagtttgtgacctgaattttgttgatccggccctGAAAAGATCgtggtgcgacccatgtttgagatttttttggGGGGCCTATGGTGGTAGCGTAGCGATGGACctgtatgtttttgggcctaggatttatttgtacgcGCGTAttatatataagtgtgatttagtgggttgtttttgGTGGTTTTCATACACGTCACTGAGACTTTCGTCTCCTCCTTGTAttcctctccattatagtgaatttccTCCTCCTCTGCCTGTAGTTTTTCCCatcaagggtttccacgtaaaatctgtgtgttcttgtttctttttgtttgtgGTATTGCTTATTCCTATCCGTTCTATAACAAACATAATGAATCAGTGGtattaaatatatgaaaaacatGTCATGTCTGGAGTCATGAATTGTTAATGTAGGGTACATTTTGTGGAAAATTGATTCCATCAAACTCAAGATGTTTCTTTTTTCCAATTCTTGACTTAAATGCCTTCGTCAAAGTCTTTATCTCCCCTCTGAAAATCAAAATTGAGGCCAATTGATTATAGTGCGTGACAATTGGGTTTGGACTACTTTTAGAGACTTGGGACTGTGATGTTTTCGACAGAAAATTATCAAACAACATTGTATTAAGCTTGGACCTTTCTATGCAATGACTTGACCTGagaatttgaaatatttgatattttccgGCATTCATTGATTTTTGTGTAACGACTCGAGCATTGACTTGAGATTCTTTTTTCCATCACTTTACTTCATACTATTAAAGACttttatctcaaaaagtcacATAACTTTGTCTTTTACTCTCAAAGTAACTCAACTAGAACTATTCTACTTAGAGAGCCACTCaagaaatttaattattttttccattaaaatttgCTCTTCTTGATTTTTGATGTGTTTGGTCAAGGTCTATACACCAATTATCACGCTCATAGACTTTTCTTTCTCCTGAACAAAAAAAGCACAAAGCATCTTGGCTTAGCAGGGTCCGGAGAAGGTCCTTGTCCCAAAGAGTGTGATGTAGACAGCCTAATCTAATGCAAAAACTGGTGACTGCTTCCATGACTCGATCATTTCCAAGGCTGCCCTTcacttttctttttcctaaaacaaTTTTTATTGATCAAATAACTGTTTTCTTGTGTTAGAGATCATATACAAAGTGAATTTTTCTGCATTATGTAGGATGGCTATAGCTAGTAGTACTATTTGATAAATAAGCTTAATAGTGCATAACAATTTGGTCTAGACTACTTGCAGAAACTTGGAATTGTGACGTCTTCAACTGAGGAAATACCAAACAAAATTGTATTATTACAAGTGATAGGATCTTTCTATTATAGCTATCATTAGGAACTTTCTATGCAATGACTTTTACTTgagaatttgaaatttttgatactTTCCCGCATTCATTTGAATTCTTATGCAATGACTCGTTCATTGACTAGAGATATTTTTCCATTAGACTAACTTCATACTATCAAGTCATTTAAAAACAAATCACAAGAAACTTTTTATTATAATCACAGagtaaatatttacaaaattgaATAAGTGACCAGGAAGTGGCAAAACAAGTACAtgatataactaaaaaaaattatattgttcaCATGTATAATTTTAAGTTGAATGGAATTAGTGTAAATAATGCCATGTACCTTGAGTTTTCAAAATAAACGGTAGATTTCATTAGTctgaaaaaatcttttaagtaGAATTCCGCTGAATAGGCCATTATGTAATCGACAAATTTGACTGAAAGTGACTAGGTAACCTTCTTGGAATTGATTACTCCAAAGCAATATGCAGATGTAGATTTTTCTTTGCTTAATTTGTAGTTCACAATATTTGTCTAGTTGGACTAAATGAATCAGTGGCAGAATATATGAACTATTTTCCATCGACAGAGTACATTCTCGTGGAAAATTGGTTCTATCAAACTCGAGGTGTTTTCCTTtttaattcttgacttgaaatgtTTTTGTCAAGATTTCTACACCAATTGATACTCATCTAGACTTTTCTTTTCctctaaaaactaaaattaattaaataattggtTCCTCCTTGTAAGGTTAATATTCTCAAGAAACATTATTCTGCATCGTGTAAGATTAGGTTATATAAATAAATGCTTGCTCGTGGAGGGACCTTCGTGTTGTTGCTTGTAGTCAAGGTCTGTACCCCAAGTGGAGGGTCTAATTAAACTCATCTTTCATTTTTGGGCAACGACTCGTGCATTGACTTGAGGTTTTTTTTTTCCATCATTTTAAATCCATACTATCAAGTGATTTGAAATCGAATTACAGCAAATTTTCTATTACAATCACAGAGTAAATATCTGCAAAGTTAAGATATGTGAACAGTAGGCGACAAAGCAACATGAtatcattaaaagaaaaattatatatcacGCTGATATatagaatttgaagttgaatggAATTAGAGTAATTAACACCATGTACCTTGAACACGTTCTAAATAATATCCGGCTTTTACTGCTTTCAACATAAATCGTATATTTTAgtagtcaaaaaatattttttagtaaaatttcattaatgaaaCCGTTATGTAATTGACAACTTAAAATTTGATTGAAAGTGACGAGGTGACCTTCTTGGAATTAATTACTCCAAAACAACCTTAGTAGATTTTTCTTTGCTTGATTTGTGGTTCACACTATTTGTCTAGTCGAACTTAATGAATCAATGATATCAAATATATAAACAACATGTCAATATATCTGGAGTCATGATCTATCTTCCATTAGTAGGGTACATTTCTGTGGAAAATTGGTTCCATCAAATTCGAGGTATTTTTCTCAGTTCTGGACTTGAAATGTCTTCGTCAAAGTCTCTCTCCcctctaaaaatcaaaattgattAATAGTccaaatggtcactcaactaaGGACttttatctcaaaaagtcacttaaCTTTATCTTTTACTTCAAAGTCACTCAACTATAACTATTTTACTTAGCGAATCACTCAAGCAATTTAATTACTTTTTCCATTAAAATttgtttttatggattttttacttaaaacaaaaattctaaatctaaaaaatttgcACAAAGCATAAGActtttcaagaattcaaggtCTACAACAATTGTCACTCTTATAGACTTTTCTTTCTCCTTTAAGAAACACACAGTTTGATAGGGTCCAAAGA contains:
- the LOC107845827 gene encoding receptor-like protein Cf-9, which produces MDCVKLVLIFMLYPFLCQPAFSSSLPHLCPKDQAFALLQFKHMFTYNPNASDYCYNPTTHSWNKTTDCCSWNGVYCDEVMGQVIVLDLSCCGLQGKFHTNSSLFQLSSLKRLDLSYNDFSGSLISPKFSELSSLMHLDLSRSSFTGIIPAEISHLSKLQVLRIWTVDLYRLRLGPYNFELLLKNLTQLRYLELDSVNISSTIPLNFSSYLTTLLLPATQLHGVLPKRVFHLSNLEDLTLSSNSITGPIPSNVSGLQNLKLLALSSNYLNGTIPSWIFSLPSLSTLDLSNNSFSGKIQEFKYKTLEFVSVKQNQLQGPIPKSLLNQQELQILILSQNNFSGQIGSTVCNLKTLELLDFGSNHLNGAIPQCLGEMSRLIVLGLKNNSLSGTINTTFNTENQLRIINLYGNKLKGKVPPSLINCRYLEFLDLGNNELNDTFPSWLGGLPHLTILSLRSNKLHGPISDSRTHNLFAKIRVIDLSSNGFSGNLPVSFFENFQAMKINGENRGTQEYVADPYSGNYANTLIVTTKGLDLELPRVLTTYMIIDLSRNRFEGYLPSIIGDLVGLRALNLSHNGLEGVIPASLQHLSVLESLDLSSNKIGGEIPQQLASLTFLAVLNLSHNHLLGCIPKGKQFDTFDNSSYQGNDGLRGLPLSKDCGGDDGVPQATTPVELDDEEAEEGDLISWQAVLMGFGCGLVIGLSIIYIMLSTHYSIWVSRMVVKFEHIIITRMKRY